TAATCAAAGTTTCCTTCAGATCCCTACGGCCAAATTAAAAGACCGCATCGCTCAACTCTGTGAGCAATACGGTCTAAGGTTTGTGGAAACCGAGGAATCCTATACCAGCAAGGCTTCCTTTGTAGATGCTGATTTTCTACCTACTATCGGTGAAAAACCCGAAGGGTGGACAGCTTCTGGCAAAAGGGTGGAGCGAGGTTTGTACAAAACCAAAGATGGTATCAGGATTAATGCAGATTGTAATGGATGTGGGAATATCCTAAGAAAAGTAGCGGCAAAATTGGGGTTAAGCCTCGATGGAGTCAGTAGAGGTGCTTTGATTGCGCCTTTAAAAGTCCGACTTTGGGCTATTTAAGAATCCCTCAGATTCATCTGTAGGGAGTATCAACCATGAGAACCAGCAAAAATAAGACTCATCCATAGGTAAACCTAAAACTCAAAACAAATTGAGTCCATCCAGAAAAAAAGATAATCAGGCACAATATAAATAGTAAATACTTATATAATCCAACTATACGCAAGGAAAAAAAATAGCGCAATTATATGATGAACATCAATGTCAAATATGGACTATTTAAATACGAAGTAAAAGACTATTACTCAATTCTGGGAGTACCCATTGATGCCAACCCCAAAGATATTCGCCTGCGGTATCTCAAAATTGCCTATCAACTACACCCCGACACCTGCCAAGCCGAAACCCCCGAAGAAAAAGAAAAAGCTAGTCAAATACTCTCAAAATTAGTCAACCCTGCCTATGAAAACCTCTATAAAGATAAACTAAGAAAAGAGTGTCAACTAATCCTTGCCGAAACAGGCAGAAGACTTGCCGCCCAAAAAGATGACATTACCATTAGTACAGAAATTGCCAAAACCCTTCATCAAGAACAAAAAAATCGCAATAAACTCTATCATGAACTCGTAGCCAAAATAGCCACCGATCAATATCAAGATATTAACACCGTCATAACCAAGATTGCCCTCATCAGTGAGCTAAACATGGTTTACTTGATGTTACAAAATGATACAGAACGTCGCCAAAATGTCTCCCGTAGTTCCTCCTCCGTGGGCAAAATAGAATCCACTGAACCCATTATTACCCAACAACCTGCCTCAGAAACAACCCCCCAAGCTCAACCCACCCAAGCCCAAAATAGCACCGAAACCAATCCAACCCAAAATAGACTAGAAAGATTAATTTATAACGCCGAAGAAGCCGCCAAAATAGGCAATCTCGAACAAGCAATTTTAGATATGCGCGAAGCTCTCAAAGTCGATAATGCTAATCCTCAAGTCCATGGTTTAATCGCCTATTACTACTACAAACAAGGCAACCAAACCTATGGCAAAATTCATTATGGCAAAGCCTTCTCGCTCAATCCTAACGAACCTATCGTCAAAAAAATCAAAGAGGAATTTTTAGAACCTGAAAAGAAAACCAAAGGTAAACCCACCAAAGGAAAAGGTAAAAATAAAGACGGTAAAAAAGAAGCTCCAAAAATTTTTGGTATTCGTTTGTGGTAGGATAAACGGTGAATTTGCCCAAGTTTGTCAAGTAATTAAACGAAAATCAGACTATGCTTCACCAAGCCCCTGCAGGCGCTAGAGATTTATTACCCTTAGAAGTTGCTCAAAAAAGCTGGATTAATGATCGTCTTCAGCAAGTATTCCAAAATTGGGGTTATAAAAGAATTGTCACCTCTACTATTCAATGGCTAGATACTTTGATGGCAGGGGGTGCTATCAAACCCTCCACAGTTATACCCTTACAAAACATTGGCGAGGGTAATCTTGCCCTGCGCCCAGAATTAACCGCTTCCATTGCTAGGGCGGCAGTAACTAGAATGCAGAGCGACACCGTACAAAGACTATGTTACCGTGCTAATGTATTTCGTAACAGTGCCGAGGGGCATCATGGTAAGCAATTAGAATTTTATCAAGCAGGGGTTGAGCTACTCTTTGCCCATGGGCTTTTAGCCGATGCAGAAACCCTTTTATTGGTTGCTAATTGTCTGAAAAAGTTAGGTATCCAAGAATGGCAATTACTTTTGGGAGATGCTGGTTTAACCAAAGGACTATTAAATCAATTTCCTGCTCATTTTCGAGGTGATATTCTTAAATGTCTTGCTAATTTGGATCGCATCGCCCTAGAAAATTTAGATTTGGATCAAGATTTAAAAACTAAAGCCCTACAGTTGTTCGACTTGAGGGGAAATCCTGAACAAGTTTTAAGCAAAATCAGCACCCTTGACATTGATGATGACACTCAAAAGGCGGTAGAACATCTTAAGAGTTTATGGGAATTGGTAAATCATAGCCATGGCTCTAGTTTGCCCATTGTTTTGGATTTAAGTTTGGTGCAAACTTTTGATTATTATACGGGCATTGTTTTTGAGGTGGTTGGTTTTAGTGATAGTCAACCCCGTGTATTGGGGCAAGGGGGGAGATATGACCAATTACTAGGACTTTATCATCCTCAGAAGCAAAATTATCCGGGTATTGGTTTTTCTTTTAATATTGAGGATTTACATAGTTGTCTTTTATCTGGGGTAGATTTACCAAAGACGACTCCTCCTAGTGATTGGTTGGTGATTCCTGAAAATCCCCAAGCGGCAAAAGTGGCTTTTGATTATGCCCAAAAATTGCGCCACAGTGAGCATATTGTCAGGGTAGAATTAGAGTTACAATATCGCTCTATGGAACAAATTAAAACTTATGCCCACAATGAGGGTATTAAGTATTTAGCTTGGATTGGAGTTGATGGTGTTCCTAAAATTGAAGTTATCTAATTTTTCAAGGTGATAAAAATGTATGGCAAAGTTATCGGTTGAGTTGGAGCGTTATTTTTTGCTTGAGGAAAGGGGAGATATTATTACCATTGATGACCTTCTTCTTTTGGCGGGCGATCGCATCTTTGGCTTTTTATTAGTGATTTTGTCTTTACCTTCGGCTTTGCCAATTCCTGCCCCCGGATACTCTATACCCTTTGCCATCGTAATTTTCTTGTTGGCAATCCAATTTATGATTGGTAATCAAATACCTTGGCTACCCAATCGAGTCAAAAAAGGCACCATGAGAACTATCACAGCAAAGCAATTTGTCCAGAAGGGTTTACCTTGGTTAAAGCGTCTGGAAACCCTAACCAAACCTAGATTTGCTTATATTTGTAATAGTTCCATAGGTAAAATCATCTTAGGCATTGCCATGGCACTAATGGCTATTTCCATGATGATACCCATCCCCGGCACCAATACCGCCCCTGCTATGGGCATTTTTATCATTGCCTTTGGGCTACAAGAAGATGACGGGTTTATCTGCTTAATGGGCTTAATAACTTGTATTGTCGCAGGATGTTTGTCTGCCTCCATTATCTTCGGAGCAATCATGGGTAGTTCTTCCCTTTGGCAATTTCTCAAAGGAAATTAGTACCCATTTTTTCACTAGCAAACTTTACAAGGGTTGATCATCGCGCCAATTGCCATCAATAACGGTACCATCACTAAAAGTATATACCCCAGTACCGTTTTTCTTGCCATTGGCAAACTGTCCTTGATAGGTATCCCCGTTTTCATAATCACACACTACCTGCCCATGGAGTTGATTATTCCGAAACTCCCCCTGACAAACATCACCATTGGCAAAAATAAATCTTCCCTGTCCTTGAAATTGTCCATCGACAAAATCTCCCTCATAGCGATTACCATTAGGAAATTTATAAGAACCTCTGCCAGACTGTCTTCCGTTAACAAATTGACCCTCATAAACTCCTCCATTAGAAAAGGTAAACTTACCCTGTCCATGGGGAATACCATCTTTAATTTCTCCTTGATAAATATCTTCGGCAATATATCTTCTTTCACCAACACCAGTTAATCTTCCTTCGGTAAAAGTACCTCGATAACTACCACCATCGGCAAAAGTATAAAATCCTTCTCCGTGGGGTTGATTATTTACCAATGTGCCCTGGAAGCGATCGCCATTTTCGTATTCACAAACCCCCTCCCCATTAATCTGACCATTTCGCACAGGCCCCTCGCAACTATCACCGTTACTATAAACAAACTTACCTCGTCCTTCAGGATTGCCATTTACAAACTCTCCCTCATAACGACTGCCATCGGTAGAGATATAAACACCGTTACCATGGGGTTGTCCATTGACAAAATCTCCCTCATAACTATCCCCCTCAGCATAAACTCGTTTACCTACTCCCTCAATTTTGCCATCAACAAAACTGCCCTCATAAACATCACCATTGGCAAAAGTATATTTTCCCTGCCCATGTTTTTGTCCATCAACAAAATCCCCCTCATAAACATCACCATTACTAAAAGTACATTTTCCCCTTCCGTGCAGGTTACCATTTCTTAATTGTCCTTCGCATCTACTACCATCAGGAAGATTAATTGTATTTGCTAAAACAGGGGAAATTACAAATAAACTATTGATCATTATCAGACTAACAAGGCTCGTTAATAAATGTTTTGGGTATTTTTGATTCATAATCTTTGTATTTTAATTATTCATAAATGTTGTTTTTTTTAGGACTTTTATTAATTATTAAAAGTTCCTTAATGTCAAAATAAATACTTAGGTTTAAAAAAATATTAAAATATTTAATATTGACAAAAAAATGTTTTTTATTGCTTATAAAAAATAATTTATTCAGTCCCATTATTCTCTGTTGATTGTCGTTGACGTTCCCGTTCAGCTTGGGCCTCGGCTTCCCGTTGTTGACGTTCTCGTTCAGCTTGGGCTTCGGCTTCCCGTTGTTGACGTTCCCGTTCAGCTTGGGCTTCGGCTTCCCGTTGTTGACGTTCTCGTTCAGCTTGGGCTTCGGCTTCCCGTTGCTGACGTTCTCTTTCTAACTGTTCTTGTCTTTCTTGCCTTTCTCTTTCAAGTTGTGCTTGACGTTCTTCTCTTTCCCTCTGCTCGGCTAACCGTGCCTCCCTTTCTTGTTCTTCTCTTTTTTGACGAGCAAGGCGGTCAAACTCTGAACCTGCTACGGTAAAGTTAATTCTCACTTGTACAGAAGCATTATTAGTTCCTGGAGCAGAAAATCTCATTCTTTGAGCGGCGGAAAGTGCCTCCCTGTTTAGTTGACCATTGCTATGTCCATTAACGATACTTACCCCGGCAACATTACCATTACTGTCGAGATTAATTCTAACGGTTGCCTGACCTTCTACCCCCTGCAAAGCAGAAGGATAAGATGGCTGACAATTACTAATACACCTAATAGATTCAGGAGCAGGAGGTTGGGGAGGTTGTGGGCGGCGGCTAGTGGCTTGGTTCTCAATATCTGCGTTATTTGGTGCTGTGACGGTGGGAGAACCATTACCATTGGTAGTGGGGCGATTATTTTGAGTCAGAGAATTTCTAAGGTTGTTTCTATCCCCTGATTGATTATTGAGGGAGTTAGGAGTACGAGAATTATTGTTGGTAATTCTGCCACTCGAGATTTGTTGCTCATTATCAAAAAAGGTCGGTCTTTGGTCAGAATTAGCTTCATTACTCATTACTCGGGAGGATGAACCGATGGAGTTACGAAGAGTATTATTTGAATTATTGTTTTCTAAAGATTGCACTCTTTGGTTTGAATTATTGTTGGTAATTCTGCCGCTTGAGATTTGTTGCTCATTATCAAAAAAAGTCGGTCTTTGGTCAGAATTAGCTTCATTACTCATTACTCGGGAGGATGAACCGATGGAGTTGCGAAGAGTATTATTTGAATTATTGTTTTCTAAAGGTTGTACTGATGAGGAAGTAGTGGGGTTCGTTTCGGGGGTAACTTCTGGGTTAACAGCAACAGAATTTTCTTGAGGTTGAGTAGTTTCTGGGGGTGGGGTGGGGGATTCTTGTTGCTGATTTACAGGGGTTGGAGGCTGAACGGGTTCAACGACCGTAGGTGTTGGCTGAACGGGACTTACAGGAGTGGGGGTATTTTGAACGGGATTTACGGGGGTTGGATTGGATGATGTGGTAGTAGTGGGGGAAGGTTCAGATTCTTGTGAGGGATTGGTTTCTGGTCTGTCTTTTTGAACCAAAATGAGTTCGATGGGTTTTGCTTCTTCTTTGGTAATGGGGTTGGGTTGATTGGCAACGATGATCAACAAAACTCCATGAAGGGCGATGGAGCTAAATATTCCGAAGGTTACTAATTTTTTTGTTTTTTCTGTTTCTTTTTGTCTTTGTTCTAAACACGAGGAGGAGGAGTAGGTCATGGTATTTTTGCAAATTAATTGCAGTTAAGATCGTAATAGTGCCATGGTTAAGATCTTAAATTAATCAATAATATTTTGCAACTATTATTTAACTGAATCTTGAGGTTATGTGAGGGGGGAAATTGGGGAGATGGTGGGCAATGCCCACCCTACAAGTTATTTTGTTGATTTGGGGGAAAATTTGAGTTTTTGAGCGATAAAGAGGTTATGTAATAAGGTTAGGGCAACTGTCCAGAGGGCATTGATATAAAATACTTGCCATAATACGGGGACGTTGAAGCCGTGTAAGCCTCCCAAGACGACTCCACCAAGCCAAATCATTGCTTGATAAGCAATGTAACCGATGACAAGAATTAAGACAATGGCGCAAAGATATTGACGAAAGTTTTTGCTTTGTCTCTCAAATTGTAATAAACCAAAGATAGTGGCTAATAATCCCCCTAATAAAATAACAATGCCCCATGCAAAGGTGCTAAAGTCGAGGGGATAGTCTCTCATGGTGAACCCGATAATTTGATTTACTAACCAGATGAGGGAAATGGTAGTGATAGCTTTGGATTTTGGTAAAGTTTTAGAGGCGATCGCACCGAAGCCCACTAAAGGTAAAGCACAGGTAAACACCACATTGCTAAAACTACCCAAAGCCAGAAGAGTTATAAACCAAATACGGCTATTATTGACTGTTATTTGACCGTTTACCCAATTAAGGTGACGGGAATTGGTAGGAAACTTAGAAACTGAAATCGTCATGGTAAATACCTCATTAAATAATATTTATTTAGGTTGATAAAACCCCTAATGGGGACTAGGGGGATAAAGATGATTAGTGATTTTTTCACCACCCACCACATGCTTCTGGACAATATCCTTGGCTACTTCGGGAGTAACTCGGGTGTACCAAGTTTTATCCCCCGAATAAAAAACCACAGGCCCCATTTTGCATACCTCTAAACAACCTGAAGTGATCACATGAACATCAAGATTTTC
The sequence above is a segment of the Cyanobacterium stanieri PCC 7202 genome. Coding sequences within it:
- a CDS encoding heat shock protein DnaJ domain protein (PFAM: DnaJ domain~InterPro IPR001623:IPR013026~KEGG: cyh:Cyan8802_0556 heat shock protein DnaJ domain protein~PFAM: heat shock protein DnaJ domain protein~SMART: heat shock protein DnaJ domain protein~SPTR: Heat shock protein DnaJ domain protein); the protein is MMNINVKYGLFKYEVKDYYSILGVPIDANPKDIRLRYLKIAYQLHPDTCQAETPEEKEKASQILSKLVNPAYENLYKDKLRKECQLILAETGRRLAAQKDDITISTEIAKTLHQEQKNRNKLYHELVAKIATDQYQDINTVITKIALISELNMVYLMLQNDTERRQNVSRSSSSVGKIESTEPIITQQPASETTPQAQPTQAQNSTETNPTQNRLERLIYNAEEAAKIGNLEQAILDMREALKVDNANPQVHGLIAYYYYKQGNQTYGKIHYGKAFSLNPNEPIVKKIKEEFLEPEKKTKGKPTKGKGKNKDGKKEAPKIFGIRLW
- a CDS encoding histidyl-tRNA synthetase 2 (PFAM: tRNA synthetase class II core domain (G, H, P, S and T)~TIGRFAM: ATP phosphoribosyltransferase, regulatory subunit~COGs: COG3705 ATP phosphoribosyltransferase involved in histidine biosynthesis~InterPro IPR004517:IPR004516:IPR002314~KEGG: cyc:PCC7424_0509 ATP phosphoribosyltransferase regulatory subunit~PFAM: tRNA synthetase class II (G H P and S)~PRIAM: Histidine--tRNA ligase~SPTR: ATP phosphoribosyltransferase regulatory subunit;~TIGRFAM: histidyl-tRNA synthetase 2); amino-acid sequence: MLHQAPAGARDLLPLEVAQKSWINDRLQQVFQNWGYKRIVTSTIQWLDTLMAGGAIKPSTVIPLQNIGEGNLALRPELTASIARAAVTRMQSDTVQRLCYRANVFRNSAEGHHGKQLEFYQAGVELLFAHGLLADAETLLLVANCLKKLGIQEWQLLLGDAGLTKGLLNQFPAHFRGDILKCLANLDRIALENLDLDQDLKTKALQLFDLRGNPEQVLSKISTLDIDDDTQKAVEHLKSLWELVNHSHGSSLPIVLDLSLVQTFDYYTGIVFEVVGFSDSQPRVLGQGGRYDQLLGLYHPQKQNYPGIGFSFNIEDLHSCLLSGVDLPKTTPPSDWLVIPENPQAAKVAFDYAQKLRHSEHIVRVELELQYRSMEQIKTYAHNEGIKYLAWIGVDGVPKIEVI
- a CDS encoding Exopolysaccharide synthesis ExoD (PFAM: Exopolysaccharide synthesis, ExoD~COGs: COG3932 Uncharacterized ABC-type transport system permease components~InterPro IPR010331~KEGG: cyc:PCC7424_4382 exopolysaccharide synthesis ExoD~PFAM: Exopolysaccharide synthesis ExoD~SPTR: Exopolysaccharide synthesis ExoD) is translated as MAKLSVELERYFLLEERGDIITIDDLLLLAGDRIFGFLLVILSLPSALPIPAPGYSIPFAIVIFLLAIQFMIGNQIPWLPNRVKKGTMRTITAKQFVQKGLPWLKRLETLTKPRFAYICNSSIGKIILGIAMALMAISMMIPIPGTNTAPAMGIFIIAFGLQEDDGFICLMGLITCIVAGCLSASIIFGAIMGSSSLWQFLKGN
- a CDS encoding MORN repeat-containing protein (PFAM: MORN repeat~COGs: COG4642 conserved hypothetical protein~InterPro IPR003409~KEGG: cyc:PCC7424_2389 MORN repeat-containing protein~PFAM: MORN repeat-containing protein~SPTR: MORN repeat-containing protein) — translated: MNQKYPKHLLTSLVSLIMINSLFVISPVLANTINLPDGSRCEGQLRNGNLHGRGKCTFSNGDVYEGDFVDGQKHGQGKYTFANGDVYEGSFVDGKIEGVGKRVYAEGDSYEGDFVNGQPHGNGVYISTDGSRYEGEFVNGNPEGRGKFVYSNGDSCEGPVRNGQINGEGVCEYENGDRFQGTLVNNQPHGEGFYTFADGGSYRGTFTEGRLTGVGERRYIAEDIYQGEIKDGIPHGQGKFTFSNGGVYEGQFVNGRQSGRGSYKFPNGNRYEGDFVDGQFQGQGRFIFANGDVCQGEFRNNQLHGQVVCDYENGDTYQGQFANGKKNGTGVYTFSDGTVIDGNWRDDQPL
- a CDS encoding TonB family protein (PFAM: Gram-negative bacterial tonB protein~TIGRFAM: TonB family C-terminal domain~InterPro IPR006260~KEGG: cyc:PCC7424_2390 TonB family protein~SPTR: TonB family protein;~TIGRFAM: TonB family protein) produces the protein MTYSSSSCLEQRQKETEKTKKLVTFGIFSSIALHGVLLIIVANQPNPITKEEAKPIELILVQKDRPETNPSQESEPSPTTTTSSNPTPVNPVQNTPTPVSPVQPTPTVVEPVQPPTPVNQQQESPTPPPETTQPQENSVAVNPEVTPETNPTTSSSVQPLENNNSNNTLRNSIGSSSRVMSNEANSDQRPTFFDNEQQISSGRITNNNSNQRVQSLENNNSNNTLRNSIGSSSRVMSNEANSDQRPTFFDNEQQISSGRITNNNSRTPNSLNNQSGDRNNLRNSLTQNNRPTTNGNGSPTVTAPNNADIENQATSRRPQPPQPPAPESIRCISNCQPSYPSALQGVEGQATVRINLDSNGNVAGVSIVNGHSNGQLNREALSAAQRMRFSAPGTNNASVQVRINFTVAGSEFDRLARQKREEQEREARLAEQREREERQAQLERERQERQEQLERERQQREAEAQAERERQQREAEAQAERERQQREAEAQAERERQQREAEAQAERERQRQSTENNGTE
- a CDS encoding hypothetical protein (KEGG: ter:Tery_0843 hypothetical protein~SPTR: Putative uncharacterized protein) encodes the protein MTISVSKFPTNSRHLNWVNGQITVNNSRIWFITLLALGSFSNVVFTCALPLVGFGAIASKTLPKSKAITTISLIWLVNQIIGFTMRDYPLDFSTFAWGIVILLGGLLATIFGLLQFERQSKNFRQYLCAIVLILVIGYIAYQAMIWLGGVVLGGLHGFNVPVLWQVFYINALWTVALTLLHNLFIAQKLKFSPKSTK